The Pseudalkalibacillus hwajinpoensis DNA window ATTTTCAAGGTATGTACGCCTTGGTAAAGTTATTAGATGCAAATGATTACGATAGAATTAGTATAGAGACTTTTGATGATGTTTATCTTGATGGGGATGTTAAAACATTATATCAATTAAAACATAGTCTTAATAGTGGTGGGAATTTAAATGAAAAAAATGATGGCTTATGGAAGACGATAAGAATTTGGGCAAAGATGGTGGAGAAAGAAGAAGTAGACGAAGCCACTTTTTTTATATTTGTAACTCCACTTCTAATCGATGAAAATTGTTCACTTACTGAACTGTCTAAAAATGATTCTAATAGGAGTCGAGTGGTTGATGATCTTCTAATGGAAGCCAAACGTGTTGCTGGTAAGAGGAAAATAGCAAAAAGTAAACAAGAAGCCTTACCTTATAAAACAAGATGGCCTGGTTGTGAGGCTTATTTATCTTTGTGCCCGGAACAAAGAGTCGATTTGGTTAATAAAATTACTATACACCCAAATAATTTTAATATAAAAGATATCCATAATGAAGTAACATTGAAAATTAAAAATACGGTACCATTAGGAATTCGGCCAAAGTTAGTTGAACGACTAATTGAATGGTGGGATAGACGGGTAGTATTAGGGTTGTTAAACGAGGCATCAAGGGACATTAGTAAACATGAATTAATACAGTACATAGTAACACTAGTTAACGAATTATCTGAAGAAAATTTAACAGATGATTATGGAGACCGAAACGAGGAAGCTGATATATTAGGTGAACTTGGTGGGAATATGGAAGCTCAGATAGATCTAGTAAATGGAGGGAAGTCAAGAAAAAAAAGAGCGGCGGTGGCTAGATGGCAAGCAAGAAATCAAAGAGAAAGATGGCTGGATGATGATTTAATTAATGGAATAGAATTAAAAAAATTAGATAAAAGG harbors:
- a CDS encoding ABC-three component system protein yields the protein MSQHSADASLLGYYFQGMYALVKLLDANDYDRISIETFDDVYLDGDVKTLYQLKHSLNSGGNLNEKNDGLWKTIRIWAKMVEKEEVDEATFFIFVTPLLIDENCSLTELSKNDSNRSRVVDDLLMEAKRVAGKRKIAKSKQEALPYKTRWPGCEAYLSLCPEQRVDLVNKITIHPNNFNIKDIHNEVTLKIKNTVPLGIRPKLVERLIEWWDRRVVLGLLNEASRDISKHELIQYIVTLVNELSEENLTDDYGDRNEEADILGELGGNMEAQIDLVNGGKSRKKRAAVARWQARNQRERWLDDDLINGIELKKLDKRLINVWDDYFQTMKYDLEDEDENVLAENGRSLLDWSHRKAFQEVIPVREGWRQPYLVQGSYQQLAEDLVVGWHPEFDEILKKNSSNQEGEK